A section of the Halopiger aswanensis genome encodes:
- a CDS encoding ArsR/SmtB family transcription factor, with the protein MSEREIPNDERSAARDRVESDLLNGTLDLEREANRLQVMGEPTRFTILYLLAEEGRLRSGELADLLDRRQNDLYHHLNTLEDAGLVGKFRDGSSRVYELSPLAEGFVPQIFDAVGARAEAV; encoded by the coding sequence ATGAGCGAACGAGAGATTCCGAACGACGAACGCTCTGCTGCCCGAGACCGGGTCGAATCGGACCTACTCAACGGCACGCTCGACCTCGAGCGGGAGGCGAACCGACTGCAGGTGATGGGCGAACCGACGCGGTTTACCATCCTCTACCTCCTCGCCGAGGAGGGGCGACTCCGCAGCGGCGAACTCGCTGACCTGCTCGATCGACGCCAAAACGACCTGTACCACCACCTGAATACGCTCGAGGACGCCGGTCTCGTCGGAAAATTCCGTGACGGCAGCAGCCGAGTGTACGAACTGTCGCCGCTGGCCGAAGGATTCGTCCCGCAGATCTTCGACGCAGTCGGTGCACGCGCTGAGGCGGTGTAA
- a CDS encoding coiled-coil domain-containing protein, giving the protein MSSTADTDEVIEVSADGLSVRKTFTADEFPVPAIRFEIDSERESQVDFRLSEDIPDSFPMDKVGFHPDYHSDDWTAFQDNHVEFTGTLEPGETLVTVYGIRIDDESTAEEFLTEPTVVEVSAEDQRTTEGDEIDDGVIDSIVSEDRNQAVRDMLSGDSASVPGLDAADVAAGDSSADDESAAADGAAADEAAAESESAVPESDDESGEDEDDGLDLDLSDVETDPAEGADEDAEGDEDDAPDIDLGFEEEEIPEPADSEDVDPLAEPDDGEDLDLDLDLDADSEADGEAEDESEAEADADIDLGLEDEDEDEATDEAADAALEDADEEGDAETELDGEPESEVESEPASEPASDDGDEDLEDSGATAIEPDSIEADDVTAVETDEGTEPDETAAETADPAAETAPTDETASAAEADAESDSDSDPDPESELETETEAAAEPESGSEPVLEGTLAERLASEIRNGEADEDELEVLRAELATEPELSAPELAKLDHLQSRVEEVAAYTEALEEFLGENGTGEQLIADFRSELEDVQDALGEMDDRLADTESQVEDVETEIDTLTEWTTDLEDDLSALDHLPETVDSLTDRTDDVEDEIETVADDVSELETGLETVESDVETVAGDVDAVEGDVDDLSEDLRAVEEDVESVESDLEDVREEITDIQEWRNQLGSMFADN; this is encoded by the coding sequence ATGAGTAGCACCGCCGATACGGACGAGGTTATCGAGGTCAGTGCTGACGGACTATCAGTCCGGAAGACGTTTACGGCGGACGAGTTTCCGGTCCCCGCGATTCGATTCGAAATCGACTCCGAACGCGAGAGCCAGGTCGATTTTCGACTGTCCGAGGACATCCCCGACTCGTTCCCGATGGACAAGGTCGGCTTCCACCCCGACTACCACAGCGACGACTGGACGGCGTTTCAGGACAACCACGTCGAGTTCACCGGCACGCTCGAGCCCGGTGAAACGCTCGTCACGGTCTACGGCATTCGGATCGACGACGAGAGCACCGCCGAGGAGTTTCTCACCGAGCCGACGGTCGTCGAGGTAAGCGCCGAAGACCAACGGACGACCGAAGGCGATGAGATCGACGACGGCGTCATCGACAGCATCGTCTCGGAGGACCGCAACCAGGCCGTCCGGGACATGCTTTCGGGCGACTCGGCCTCGGTTCCCGGCCTCGACGCCGCCGATGTAGCCGCCGGCGACTCGAGTGCGGACGACGAGTCCGCGGCCGCCGATGGGGCGGCTGCTGACGAGGCTGCCGCCGAAAGCGAGAGCGCCGTTCCCGAGTCCGACGACGAATCCGGCGAGGACGAAGACGACGGCCTCGATCTCGACCTCAGCGACGTCGAAACCGATCCAGCCGAGGGCGCCGACGAGGACGCCGAAGGAGACGAAGACGACGCACCCGACATCGACCTCGGCTTCGAAGAGGAGGAGATTCCCGAGCCGGCCGACTCGGAGGACGTCGATCCCCTCGCCGAACCGGACGACGGCGAGGACCTCGATCTGGACTTGGACCTCGACGCCGATTCCGAGGCGGACGGCGAAGCCGAAGACGAAAGCGAGGCCGAGGCGGACGCCGATATCGATCTCGGACTCGAGGACGAGGATGAGGACGAGGCCACGGACGAAGCGGCAGATGCGGCCCTCGAAGATGCCGACGAGGAGGGGGACGCAGAAACCGAACTGGACGGCGAACCCGAATCAGAGGTCGAGTCCGAGCCCGCGTCTGAACCCGCTTCCGACGACGGCGACGAAGACCTCGAGGACAGCGGTGCTACTGCCATCGAACCAGACAGCATCGAAGCGGACGACGTGACGGCTGTCGAGACCGACGAAGGGACAGAACCGGACGAAACCGCGGCGGAGACGGCCGACCCGGCCGCCGAGACGGCCCCGACGGACGAAACGGCGTCGGCAGCCGAAGCGGACGCAGAATCCGATTCGGATTCCGATCCCGATCCAGAATCCGAACTCGAGACTGAGACCGAGGCCGCCGCCGAACCCGAATCCGGCTCCGAACCGGTACTCGAGGGTACCCTCGCCGAGCGCCTCGCCAGCGAGATCCGAAACGGCGAGGCCGACGAGGACGAACTCGAGGTGCTCCGCGCCGAACTCGCGACCGAACCGGAACTGAGCGCCCCCGAACTGGCGAAACTCGACCACCTCCAGTCCCGCGTCGAGGAGGTCGCCGCCTACACCGAGGCCCTCGAGGAATTCCTCGGCGAGAACGGCACCGGCGAGCAACTCATCGCGGACTTCCGGTCCGAACTGGAAGACGTACAGGACGCCCTCGGCGAGATGGACGACCGTCTCGCGGACACCGAATCGCAGGTCGAGGACGTCGAAACCGAAATCGACACGCTCACCGAGTGGACGACCGACCTCGAGGACGATCTCTCGGCTCTCGATCATCTCCCCGAAACCGTCGACTCGCTGACCGACCGGACCGACGATGTCGAAGACGAGATCGAAACGGTCGCGGACGACGTCAGCGAACTCGAGACCGGCCTCGAGACCGTCGAATCGGACGTCGAAACCGTCGCCGGCGATGTCGATGCGGTCGAAGGCGACGTCGACGATCTCTCCGAGGATCTCAGGGCCGTCGAGGAAGACGTCGAAAGCGTCGAATCCGACCTCGAGGATGTCCGAGAGGAGATCACCGACATTCAGGAGTGGCGCAACCAGCTCGGCTCGATGTTCGCGGACAACTGA
- a CDS encoding DUF7509 family protein produces MTALTEYEGRPIEEWVARSIPDADRNDAFVFLMGPYRLLDPAYLYPNDGYPLPPDPLAPRGNGAAPDAIEATLRTICDRVSAETGTTAFIASDVEIPTRREAERQDLEEPGMPVIDQSVALAKASAGNAFVFTKAGLTTGAGAEAGAIPEHFRLRDAEHRLRDPRTFCIFAEAEKASAESGTVYEPRFSSASIDEMDDAYDLRFRYFVDREELVERLIDFVESYVVPLASQP; encoded by the coding sequence ATGACCGCGCTCACGGAGTACGAGGGACGGCCGATCGAGGAGTGGGTCGCTCGGTCGATTCCTGACGCCGATCGGAACGACGCTTTCGTCTTCCTCATGGGGCCGTACCGCCTGCTCGATCCCGCCTATCTGTATCCGAACGACGGCTACCCGCTGCCGCCGGATCCGCTCGCCCCGCGAGGGAACGGTGCCGCGCCCGACGCGATCGAAGCGACGCTGCGGACGATCTGCGACCGCGTATCGGCCGAAACCGGGACGACGGCGTTCATCGCGAGCGACGTCGAGATCCCGACCAGACGCGAGGCGGAGCGGCAGGATCTCGAGGAGCCGGGAATGCCGGTTATCGACCAATCCGTCGCGCTCGCGAAAGCCAGTGCGGGGAACGCGTTCGTCTTCACGAAGGCCGGACTCACGACGGGCGCCGGTGCGGAAGCCGGTGCGATTCCCGAACACTTCAGGTTACGAGACGCCGAGCACCGCCTGCGCGATCCGCGAACGTTCTGCATCTTCGCGGAAGCCGAGAAGGCGAGCGCCGAATCCGGAACCGTCTACGAACCGCGGTTCAGCAGCGCCTCGATCGACGAGATGGACGACGCGTACGATCTTCGATTTCGGTACTTCGTCGATCGAGAAGAGTTAGTCGAGCGGCTGATCGATTTCGTCGAGTCGTACGTCGTGCCGCTGGCGAGTCAGCCGTGA